GGTAATAATTAAAattctggtagtaataataataataataataatggtatttgttacgtgcttattttgtgccaagcactgttttaagtgctggggtagatataacataatcaggtcggacacaacccctgtcccacgtggggttctcaatctaagagaggggaagaacagagaacaggggagggggaggatgatagtgttattggcagagatgggagagttgtgAAGAGGAGCAGGTTTAGGAAGGAAGATCAGTAGTTTCATTTTAGCCGTTCTGAGTTTGTCTGAGGAACCTACGTGACATAGAGATGGAGAGGTCCTGGAGGCCAGAGGACCTCTACTTAAATGAGTAGTCGGGGCTGGAGAGTTAAATGTGGGAAGTGTCTGCACAGAGGTGGAAGTGAAGCTGTGGGAACTTATGGGCTCCCCACGACTGTGGTTGTGGAGTCAGAAAAGCAGGGGACCTAGCACAGCCACGCACAAAGCCCACAGTTAGAGATGAGAGGCAGTAGAGGAActgatgaaggaaactgagaaggagcggccagattAGATTAGAAGCAGGTCAGCAGAACCCGGGACCTCATAGTCGttccagaaggagggagtggtccacagcgtcaaaggTCCAGAACTAGGGCGGATACCTAGTCTCTGGCTCCTAACTAGGAGAAATTCACCCAATTGTGCCTGCTACCTCCCTGTTGGATTTGAGTTCCTCTACCCcctttattatgatatttgttaagtgcttactcagtgtcaAACACTTGTAGGAGCTTGGGgaggcacaagttaattaggttggtcacagtcccagtcctacctggggttcacaaGCTAAGTAACCGAACTCTAATGCCCAGTAgaccgctctgcccacagtaggcatccaataataataataataatggcatttattaagcacttactatgtgcaaagcactgttctaagcgctagagatattacaaggtgatcaggttgtcctacgtggggctcacagtcttaatccccatttttacagatgaggtaactgaggcacagagaagttaagtgacttacccaaagtcacacagctggcagagccaggatttgaacccatgacctcggactccaaagcccgtgctctttccactgagccacactacttctcaatacAGCATGGATCCCCACCCAGGCCTTGCCCTAGTTTGTTCCTGTTGATGGCATGACTCCATTTCTCCTTTAAGGACAAATGGAAACCCTGGGAAGAAATAACCACTCTGGATCCGTGAGCGGGTTCATCCTCCTGGGCTTCCCGTGCCGGCGGGAGATTcggcccctcctcttctccttcttctccgcgTCCTATGCCCTGACCCTGCTGGGGAACGGGGCCATCGTCTGCGCCGTGCGCCGGGACcgccgcctccacacccccatgtacctccTCCTGGGGagtttctccttcctggagatctgctACGTCACCTCCACGGTGCCCAACATGCTGGCCAACATCCTTTCCGAGACCAAGGCCATCTCCCTCACCGGCTGCTTCCTCCAATTCTACTGCTTCTTCTCGCTGGGCACCACGGAGACTTTCCACCTATCGGTCATGGCGTTTGACCGGTTTCTGGCCATCTGCCGGCCTCTGCACTACCCCTCGATCATGACCCCGCAGCTCTGCGGGCTCCTGGTGGTCACCTGCTGGGTGGGCGGCTTCCTCTGCTTCGTCCTTCCTGTTTACCTGTTGGCCCGGCTGCCCTTCTGCGGCCCCAATGTCATCGACCACTTCCTCTGTGACCCGGGGCCCTTGCTGGCCCTGTCCTGCACACCAGCACCTGGTGTGGAGCTCATCTGTGCGGGGCTCAGCACCCTCCTCCTCTTGGGCACCTTGATCTTCATCCTGGGCTCCTACGCACTGGTGCTTCGGGCGGTGCTGAGGGTGCCCTCGGCCGCCGGCCGGCGCAAGGCCTTCTCTACCTGCGGGTCACACCTGGCCGTGGTGGCGTTGTTCTACGGCTCCGTCATGGGCACCTACGTGAGCCCCGGGGCCGGGAGCTCGGGTGGGGGCCAGAAAGTCGTGACCCTGTTCTACTCTGTGCTGACGCCGCTCTGCAACCCGCTCATCTACAGCCTCCGGAACCAGGAGATGAAGGCCGCCCTCTGGGCCGGGTTTGGGGTGAGGGGAGCGGGCCCGAGGCgggggaggagctggagggaCCCGACCAGCCCCTGGGAACCACAGAAATGATCCTCGGTGGGCAAATGCTACAAACACCACTCGGTCCCCAACTGCTCACCCTGAAAATCTCGCCAATCGTGGCTCAGAGAGAGGCTAGGCTTGGGGCGGGAGTTGGGGTGTGAGCGGGCAGGAATACCATCTCTATGATAGGCTACTCACCTAAAACTTTAGTAcataca
Above is a window of Tachyglossus aculeatus isolate mTacAcu1 chromosome 12 unlocalized genomic scaffold, mTacAcu1.pri SUPER_6_unloc_1, whole genome shotgun sequence DNA encoding:
- the LOC119920885 gene encoding olfactory receptor 11H6-like; the protein is METLGRNNHSGSVSGFILLGFPCRREIRPLLFSFFSASYALTLLGNGAIVCAVRRDRRLHTPMYLLLGSFSFLEICYVTSTVPNMLANILSETKAISLTGCFLQFYCFFSLGTTETFHLSVMAFDRFLAICRPLHYPSIMTPQLCGLLVVTCWVGGFLCFVLPVYLLARLPFCGPNVIDHFLCDPGPLLALSCTPAPGVELICAGLSTLLLLGTLIFILGSYALVLRAVLRVPSAAGRRKAFSTCGSHLAVVALFYGSVMGTYVSPGAGSSGGGQKVVTLFYSVLTPLCNPLIYSLRNQEMKAALWAGFGVRGAGPRRGRSWRDPTSPWEPQK